In Ochrobactrum sp. Marseille-Q0166, a single genomic region encodes these proteins:
- a CDS encoding RluA family pseudouridine synthase — MTPVHAPAWARDNEGKRQLKELIADLDAAGKRLDQWLSAALGPELSRSRVQSLIAEGHVTLDGAPASGAKQKLREGMKITIVLPEPEPAEPQGENIPLDILYEDDDLIVINKPAGLVVHPGNGNWTGTLVNALIYHCGDSLSGIGGIRRPGIVHRLDKDTSGVMVVAKNDHSHRHLSEQFADHGRTGDLERAYLALVWGMTERPQGYIDAHLGRSHRDRTKQAVVNEERDDARHAVTHYSTIEKFAPREDATALASLVECRLETGRTHQIRVHMAHIGHPLVGDMDYGSAYKTKANKLPEPLKNAVQGFHRQALHAFLLAFTHPTTEEIMRFEADVPEDMEQLLENFRQHSI, encoded by the coding sequence ATGACTCCGGTTCATGCTCCCGCGTGGGCGCGTGATAACGAAGGGAAGAGACAATTGAAAGAACTAATTGCCGATCTCGATGCTGCGGGCAAAAGATTAGACCAGTGGCTGTCCGCAGCATTGGGGCCGGAACTCTCCCGCAGTCGCGTCCAGTCCCTGATTGCTGAAGGTCACGTGACCCTCGATGGTGCTCCCGCCAGCGGTGCAAAGCAAAAGCTGCGCGAAGGTATGAAGATTACCATCGTGCTGCCAGAGCCTGAACCAGCCGAACCGCAAGGCGAGAACATCCCGCTGGATATTCTCTACGAAGACGATGATCTCATCGTCATCAACAAGCCCGCAGGACTTGTTGTCCATCCGGGTAACGGCAACTGGACGGGAACGCTCGTCAATGCCCTCATATATCATTGTGGCGATAGCTTGTCCGGCATCGGGGGAATCCGCCGTCCCGGTATCGTTCACCGTCTCGACAAGGATACCAGCGGTGTCATGGTAGTCGCCAAAAATGATCACTCCCATCGCCATCTAAGCGAGCAGTTCGCAGATCATGGACGGACGGGCGATCTGGAACGCGCCTATCTCGCGCTCGTCTGGGGCATGACCGAACGCCCACAAGGCTATATCGATGCCCATCTTGGCCGTTCGCATCGCGACCGCACCAAACAGGCTGTCGTCAACGAAGAACGTGACGATGCGCGCCATGCCGTCACCCATTATTCGACAATTGAAAAATTCGCACCGCGTGAAGATGCGACGGCCTTGGCATCACTCGTCGAATGCCGGCTTGAGACCGGGCGCACGCACCAGATCCGTGTCCACATGGCGCATATCGGCCATCCGCTCGTCGGCGACATGGATTATGGCAGCGCTTACAAAACCAAGGCTAACAAACTGCCCGAGCCACTGAAAAACGCGGTGCAAGGCTTCCATCGTCAGGCGCTTCATGCCTTTTTGCTGGCATTCACCCATCCAACGACGGAAGAAATTATGCGCTTTGAGGCAGACGTGCCCGAAGATATGGAGCAGCTTCTGGAAAATTTTCGCCAGCACTCTATATAA